One genomic region from Dehalobacter restrictus DSM 9455 encodes:
- a CDS encoding CvfB family protein, which produces MIEYGKMQELKVVKTSQNWYILNAKNDTQNSVLLPISLAPKDIRIGDKIEVFVYKDTKERIMASIKKPRLVLGETAALTVVDTTEFGAFLDWGLEKDLLLPLKEQVSEVKKGGAYLVGLALNNSHQLYATMKIYDLLKINSPYKENDNAHGTVYNFNPEFGAFVAVDNQYHGMIPNKELCGSIAIGDKVDIRIKKVRQDGKLELSLRQEIAQQIETDARVILEKLKANGGVLKLNDNSSPEKIKSELQMSKSAFKRALGRLLKEGAVQITDDAIRLMW; this is translated from the coding sequence ATGATTGAATATGGCAAAATGCAGGAACTAAAAGTCGTGAAAACATCTCAAAATTGGTATATCCTGAATGCAAAGAACGATACGCAAAATAGTGTATTATTACCGATAAGCCTGGCTCCAAAGGATATCAGAATAGGTGATAAAATCGAAGTATTTGTGTATAAGGATACGAAAGAAAGGATCATGGCCTCCATAAAAAAACCAAGGCTGGTACTTGGTGAAACGGCTGCTTTAACTGTCGTCGATACGACAGAATTTGGCGCTTTTTTAGACTGGGGTTTGGAGAAAGACTTATTGCTGCCGCTTAAAGAGCAAGTCAGTGAGGTCAAAAAAGGCGGAGCCTACCTGGTGGGATTAGCGCTCAATAACAGCCATCAATTATATGCCACAATGAAAATATATGATTTGCTCAAAATAAACTCTCCTTATAAAGAAAATGACAATGCCCATGGCACTGTCTATAACTTTAATCCTGAGTTTGGTGCGTTTGTCGCCGTGGATAATCAATATCACGGGATGATTCCAAATAAGGAATTGTGTGGCAGCATCGCGATCGGTGATAAGGTCGACATCCGAATCAAGAAGGTAAGACAGGATGGCAAGCTGGAATTAAGTTTAAGACAAGAGATCGCGCAGCAAATAGAGACGGATGCCCGGGTCATTTTAGAGAAGTTAAAAGCAAACGGCGGTGTGCTTAAGCTCAATGACAACAGTTCTCCTGAAAAAATCAAGTCGGAACTGCAAATGAGCAAATCCGCTTTCAAGCGGGCGTTAGGCAGGCTGCTCAAAGAAGGCGCAGTCCAAATCACGGACGATGCGATCCGGCTAATGTGGTAG
- a CDS encoding carbonic anhydrase, with product MEKLLQGLIQFKETDFQEHRQLFEELGNSQSPHTLFIGCSDSRLVPNLITGTLPGELFVIRNIANIVPPYRNIEEYLATTSAIEYAVNILGIQHIVVCGHSNCGGCKSLYASEKEMQSIPHTRKWLELAGNVKEKITAMNIPESEMAKREWMTEQINIVEQLKHLLSYPFIKERVLNQTLTIEGWYYIIETGEVFRYNRHNSEFELVN from the coding sequence ATGGAGAAATTACTTCAGGGCCTTATTCAATTTAAAGAAACGGATTTCCAGGAGCACAGGCAGCTTTTTGAAGAATTAGGGAATTCTCAAAGCCCGCATACGTTATTCATTGGCTGTTCGGACTCGAGACTGGTACCCAATTTAATCACCGGAACTTTACCCGGAGAACTGTTTGTTATCCGGAATATCGCCAACATTGTACCGCCTTACCGTAATATAGAAGAGTATTTGGCCACGACTTCTGCAATTGAATATGCCGTCAATATTCTTGGCATTCAGCATATCGTAGTCTGCGGCCATTCCAATTGCGGAGGGTGCAAATCGCTATATGCCTCGGAGAAAGAAATGCAATCGATTCCGCACACCCGAAAATGGCTGGAATTGGCAGGGAATGTTAAAGAAAAGATTACAGCAATGAATATTCCAGAATCGGAAATGGCGAAAAGGGAATGGATGACTGAACAAATCAACATTGTGGAGCAGCTCAAACATTTGTTATCATATCCGTTTATCAAGGAAAGAGTCCTGAATCAGACGCTGACAATCGAAGGCTGGTACTATATTATTGAAACGGGTGAGGTCTTCCGCTACAATCGGCATAATAGTGAATTTGAACTTGTGAATTAA
- a CDS encoding M24 family metallopeptidase: MALMINELDRRLNHLCDLMDQTYPEWDAILILGKVNQYYFTGTMQDGMLVIQKDRTRHYFVRRSYDRAKAESPLTTIYPMESYRDAAGMIGPGLGNTYLETEIVPLAMLQRLKKYFTMTSIHSVDKLVLSVRAVKSPYELEWVEQAGKNHCKLLHELVPPLLREGMSEANFVAELYAAMIKIGHHGVSRFSMFQTEMVAGQIGFGESSLYPTSFDGPGGAYGMCPAVPLLGSRERKLKKGDLVFVDVGFGCNGYHSDKTQVYIFGAKPDADVVKAHRACMEIEQRLAEKLIPGAIPSEIYQSVMSTLSEDFRRNFMGYGERQVKFLGHGVGLHVDELPVITNGFLAELTENMVIALEPKKGLPNIGMVGVEDTYVVSAAGGRCLTGGGTDIIEV; this comes from the coding sequence GTGGCACTTATGATAAACGAACTTGACCGGAGACTGAATCACTTATGCGACCTCATGGATCAGACCTATCCTGAATGGGATGCTATCCTTATACTTGGTAAAGTGAATCAGTATTATTTTACAGGAACAATGCAGGACGGCATGCTTGTAATTCAAAAAGACCGGACCCGGCACTATTTTGTGCGCCGTAGTTATGATCGCGCCAAAGCTGAATCGCCTCTGACAACGATCTATCCGATGGAAAGTTACCGTGATGCGGCCGGGATGATCGGACCTGGGCTAGGGAATACGTATCTTGAAACAGAGATTGTGCCGCTCGCCATGCTGCAGCGGCTGAAGAAGTACTTCACGATGACAAGTATTCATTCAGTAGACAAGCTGGTGCTGTCGGTCAGAGCGGTCAAATCGCCGTACGAGCTGGAATGGGTGGAACAAGCAGGAAAAAACCATTGTAAGCTGCTGCATGAACTTGTTCCGCCGCTGCTCAGGGAAGGTATGAGCGAGGCCAATTTTGTAGCGGAACTTTATGCCGCCATGATTAAGATTGGGCATCATGGTGTTAGCCGTTTTTCCATGTTTCAGACGGAAATGGTTGCCGGACAGATTGGTTTTGGCGAAAGCTCTCTTTACCCAACCAGCTTTGACGGCCCCGGTGGGGCCTATGGTATGTGTCCTGCCGTTCCTTTGTTAGGCAGCCGGGAAAGAAAGCTAAAAAAAGGGGATTTGGTTTTTGTCGATGTCGGTTTTGGCTGCAATGGCTATCATTCCGATAAAACCCAGGTCTATATTTTTGGAGCCAAGCCTGATGCCGATGTTGTGAAGGCGCATCGCGCCTGTATGGAAATTGAGCAGCGTCTGGCAGAAAAACTGATTCCAGGGGCGATACCGTCGGAAATCTATCAATCGGTAATGAGCACGCTCAGTGAAGACTTCAGACGGAACTTTATGGGGTATGGGGAACGGCAAGTTAAGTTTCTCGGGCACGGCGTTGGACTCCATGTCGATGAACTGCCTGTGATTACGAATGGTTTTCTAGCGGAACTCACTGAGAATATGGTCATCGCGCTCGAACCGAAAAAGGGTCTGCCCAACATTGGCATGGTGGGCGTGGAAGACACCTATGTGGTAAGTGCTGCCGGCGGCAGATGTCTCACGGGCGGAGGAACGGACATTATCGAGGTATAA
- a CDS encoding TrpB-like pyridoxal phosphate-dependent enzyme, producing the protein MTSIPYKIYLPEEEMPKYWYNVKAVMKELPPPFIHPGTMKPCTADDLRPIFCDELIEQELNNTDEYIEIPEEVREYYRMYRPSPLVRAYNLEKLLDTPAEIYFKFEGTNTSGSHKLNSAAAQVYYAKKQGLSSLTTETGAGQWGTALSMACAFYNIPLTVYMVKVSAEQKPYRKAVIETYGGKVVPSPSDTTEIGRKILAENPGTGGSLGCAISEAIETSVKTENCRYVLGSVLDHVLLHQSVIGEETKLACDKYGIEPEMIIGCVGGGSNFGGLVAPFMGDKIRGKNNIEFIGVEPASCPSLTRGKYAFDFGDTGKTTPLIKMYTLGSGFIPSPNHAGGLRYHGMSGIVSKLYNDRYMTARAVEQSKVFEAATAFARCEGILPAPESAHALRVAMDEALKCKETGQKKTILFGLTGTGYFDMAAYMSYNAGTMTDYIPTDADLEKGFATLPKVDL; encoded by the coding sequence ATGACAAGCATACCTTACAAAATCTATTTACCTGAAGAAGAGATGCCCAAGTACTGGTATAATGTAAAAGCTGTTATGAAAGAGCTCCCGCCGCCCTTTATTCATCCGGGCACGATGAAGCCCTGCACCGCAGATGATCTGCGGCCGATCTTCTGTGACGAACTGATTGAACAGGAACTGAACAACACGGACGAATATATCGAAATTCCTGAGGAAGTTCGTGAATACTACAGGATGTACCGTCCTTCCCCGCTCGTGAGAGCCTATAATCTCGAAAAGCTGCTGGATACACCAGCAGAAATCTATTTCAAATTTGAAGGCACGAATACTTCAGGTTCCCACAAATTAAACTCTGCAGCTGCCCAGGTTTATTATGCCAAAAAACAGGGTCTATCTTCCCTGACAACGGAAACCGGTGCAGGACAATGGGGTACGGCCTTATCGATGGCCTGTGCGTTTTATAATATTCCATTAACGGTCTATATGGTGAAGGTGTCTGCAGAACAGAAGCCTTACCGGAAAGCCGTCATTGAAACCTATGGTGGAAAAGTCGTTCCATCTCCTTCCGACACGACGGAAATCGGCCGGAAGATTCTGGCTGAAAACCCCGGCACAGGCGGTTCTCTTGGCTGCGCGATTTCGGAAGCGATTGAAACATCTGTCAAAACCGAAAACTGCCGTTATGTACTTGGCAGCGTACTCGACCATGTCCTGCTGCACCAGTCCGTGATCGGTGAAGAAACCAAGCTTGCCTGTGACAAGTACGGCATTGAGCCTGAAATGATCATCGGCTGTGTCGGCGGTGGGTCAAACTTTGGCGGTCTGGTTGCACCCTTCATGGGTGACAAGATCCGCGGCAAAAACAATATCGAGTTTATTGGTGTTGAACCGGCCTCCTGCCCTTCTCTGACCCGCGGTAAATATGCGTTTGATTTTGGAGATACAGGAAAAACGACGCCCCTGATCAAAATGTATACGCTCGGATCAGGGTTCATTCCCTCTCCGAACCATGCCGGAGGCCTCAGGTATCACGGTATGAGCGGAATTGTTTCCAAACTGTACAATGACCGCTATATGACAGCCCGGGCAGTTGAACAGTCCAAGGTATTTGAAGCAGCTACAGCCTTTGCGCGCTGTGAAGGCATCCTGCCTGCTCCGGAATCCGCACATGCTTTGCGGGTTGCAATGGATGAAGCGCTCAAGTGCAAAGAAACTGGTCAAAAGAAGACCATCCTGTTTGGCCTGACTGGCACCGGATATTTTGATATGGCTGCTTATATGAGCTATAACGCCGGCACAATGACAGACTATATTCCGACCGATGCTGATCTGGAAAAAGGCTTTGCTACGCTGCCAAAAGTGGATCTATAG
- a CDS encoding NlpC/P60 family protein — translation MHFKQIICVILACLKKISWKSPRLLGGLFITMILIGSFACYLAAPMNAIAVSVNGKQLGLVFNQNTADTLMASAAKEKPYEMAYTNITVSNADYLRSALRPNNVEEKINQPYDAYQFAINGTVIAVLPDAEDIDQVLKEFQAYYVKPTKDNVVTSVKIAEDVISSKTTAGLSQIQSPEQVLKSLIDHNSLTVICQGKYTETQKIQYDTITKKDYKLGFGKKEVITAGSDGSKSVTYSYVQSNGKYSEKQVVKETILQDAVTEVIAEGPTAKPILVASRSNSYSNVVDYALGYVGCPYVYGGISPGGFDCSGFTRYVYAAAGVSLPHSSFAQYASGTPVGRDELQPGDLVFFSTYARGASHVGIYIGGGQYVHAFNYSTGVVVSNLSAHSSSYLGARRY, via the coding sequence ATGCATTTTAAGCAGATCATTTGCGTTATCTTGGCCTGCCTTAAAAAAATATCATGGAAATCACCGCGCCTGCTCGGTGGTTTATTTATTACTATGATATTAATCGGGTCGTTTGCCTGTTACCTTGCCGCTCCAATGAATGCCATCGCTGTCTCAGTCAACGGGAAACAACTTGGACTCGTCTTTAACCAGAATACCGCAGATACACTTATGGCGTCTGCAGCCAAAGAAAAACCTTACGAGATGGCCTATACCAATATCACCGTCAGCAATGCCGATTATCTTCGTTCTGCGCTGCGGCCAAACAATGTTGAAGAAAAAATTAATCAACCCTACGATGCCTATCAGTTCGCCATTAATGGTACTGTGATTGCCGTTTTGCCGGACGCGGAAGATATTGATCAGGTCTTAAAAGAATTTCAGGCGTATTACGTGAAACCAACGAAAGATAATGTCGTGACTTCCGTTAAGATCGCCGAAGACGTCATATCCTCCAAAACAACGGCCGGGCTTTCTCAAATTCAATCACCTGAACAGGTTTTGAAATCTCTGATTGACCATAACTCCCTTACGGTCATCTGTCAGGGAAAATATACGGAAACGCAGAAAATCCAATATGATACCATCACCAAGAAGGATTATAAGCTCGGCTTTGGTAAAAAAGAAGTGATTACGGCAGGCAGTGACGGATCGAAGTCCGTAACCTATTCTTATGTCCAGAGTAACGGCAAGTATTCGGAAAAGCAGGTTGTCAAGGAAACGATTCTCCAGGACGCTGTGACTGAAGTGATTGCCGAAGGCCCGACTGCCAAGCCGATCCTGGTTGCTTCCAGATCCAATAGCTATTCAAATGTCGTTGATTATGCACTGGGCTATGTCGGATGCCCGTATGTTTATGGCGGAATAAGCCCCGGCGGGTTTGACTGTTCCGGATTTACCCGCTATGTATACGCTGCGGCCGGTGTCTCCCTTCCCCATTCCTCTTTCGCGCAGTATGCTTCCGGTACCCCGGTTGGCAGGGATGAGCTGCAGCCGGGAGACCTTGTCTTTTTCTCGACCTATGCCCGGGGCGCCTCACACGTCGGTATTTATATTGGCGGAGGACAATATGTGCACGCCTTTAATTATTCAACCGGCGTTGTCGTATCCAATCTAAGCGCGCATTCGTCCAGTTATCTTGGTGCCCGCAGATATTAA
- a CDS encoding DUF456 domain-containing protein has translation MDMIALIIAVVLFIAGIVGTVLPVLPGVILIYAGMLVYGFMTGFATLNAYFFILQALVVILLFFVDYFASAIGTKRFGGSKQAAWGAVIGTILGLIVLGPLGIILGPFLGAIAAELIRGTELKKTIQIGLGTLLGVLGGTAVKIGAEIIMIVYFFVRIY, from the coding sequence ATGGATATGATTGCTTTAATCATTGCGGTTGTTCTCTTTATTGCGGGTATTGTTGGAACTGTTCTTCCCGTTTTGCCCGGCGTCATTTTGATCTATGCAGGCATGCTGGTCTATGGCTTCATGACAGGCTTCGCAACATTAAATGCCTACTTTTTCATCCTGCAGGCCCTGGTCGTAATCCTGCTGTTCTTTGTGGATTATTTTGCCTCGGCTATCGGAACGAAACGCTTCGGCGGAAGCAAGCAGGCAGCCTGGGGCGCAGTGATCGGCACCATTCTGGGTTTGATCGTTCTTGGACCGCTTGGTATCATTCTCGGTCCGTTTTTGGGGGCGATTGCAGCCGAACTGATCCGTGGTACGGAATTAAAGAAGACAATCCAAATTGGTTTAGGTACACTGCTCGGTGTCCTTGGCGGTACTGCTGTCAAGATCGGTGCCGAAATCATTATGATTGTCTATTTTTTCGTGCGCATCTATTAA
- a CDS encoding ABC transporter ATP-binding protein, with amino-acid sequence MNILNRFVRYYKPYRLLFYTDMLCAVIVSVVDLSFPQILNHLNKNVFTQGREVILHSIGFFGAALLTLYIIRYFCQYFITCWGHIMGARMEADMRRDLFTQFQRLSFSYYDQNNTGELMSRLVNDLFDISELAHHGPENIFISFLKIIGSFVLLMLLNVPMTLILLAVTAIMVIFSIQRNLKMKAVFLDNRVKIAKVNTSLQDSLAGIRVVKSFANEEAEKMKFRKSNQDFLASKASSYKMMGGYFAWNSFFSGLLYIVVIISGGLSIAGGSLTLTELVIYLLYINIFVQPLEVLINFTEQFQKGFAGFKRFEEIMETKPDIIEKPNALPLENVKGEIEFSNVSFRYNLDDDVLQNVSVRIPTGRKVALVGPSGGGKTTLCSLLPRFYDVTEGTITIDGNDIRDVTLDSLRNAIGIVQQDVYMFSGTIKENIAYGKANASDQEIIEAARSANIHEFIMSLGLGYDTFVGERGVRLSGGQKQRLSIARVFLKNPPILILDEATSALDNESERYIQESLSKLSHNRTTIIIAHRLSTIKNADEIIVITDEGVQERGTHRQLVNLDGIYARYYNMQFEGIDTQERQPE; translated from the coding sequence ATGAATATCCTGAACCGTTTTGTTCGTTATTATAAGCCTTACCGCCTGTTGTTTTATACGGATATGCTTTGTGCAGTGATTGTCTCCGTCGTCGATCTGTCCTTCCCTCAAATCCTAAATCACTTAAACAAAAATGTTTTTACTCAAGGCAGAGAGGTGATCCTGCACAGCATCGGCTTTTTCGGCGCAGCATTGCTGACACTCTACATAATCCGCTACTTTTGCCAGTATTTTATCACTTGCTGGGGCCATATCATGGGAGCCCGGATGGAAGCCGACATGCGCAGGGATTTATTCACGCAGTTTCAAAGGCTTTCTTTCTCTTACTACGACCAGAACAATACCGGTGAGCTGATGTCCAGACTCGTTAACGACCTTTTTGACATTTCCGAACTGGCGCATCACGGACCGGAGAATATCTTTATTTCCTTCCTGAAAATCATCGGGTCATTTGTTTTGCTGATGCTGCTGAATGTGCCAATGACTCTTATCCTGCTCGCTGTCACAGCAATCATGGTGATTTTCAGTATTCAGCGTAATCTCAAGATGAAAGCGGTCTTCTTGGATAACCGGGTCAAAATTGCCAAAGTCAACACAAGCCTTCAGGATAGTCTGGCTGGAATCCGGGTGGTCAAGTCCTTTGCCAACGAAGAAGCAGAAAAAATGAAATTCCGGAAAAGCAATCAGGACTTTCTGGCATCCAAAGCCAGCAGCTATAAAATGATGGGAGGTTATTTTGCCTGGAATTCCTTCTTTTCCGGGCTGCTTTATATTGTCGTCATTATCTCCGGCGGCCTGTCCATTGCCGGTGGATCACTAACGCTTACGGAACTTGTCATTTACCTGCTTTACATCAATATCTTTGTTCAACCATTGGAAGTACTGATTAATTTTACCGAACAGTTTCAAAAGGGTTTTGCCGGGTTTAAACGCTTTGAGGAAATTATGGAGACAAAACCTGATATTATTGAAAAACCAAACGCCCTGCCTCTGGAAAATGTCAAAGGTGAAATAGAATTTTCCAATGTTTCTTTCCGATACAACCTCGATGATGATGTCCTCCAAAATGTCAGCGTCCGGATTCCTACCGGAAGGAAAGTTGCTCTGGTGGGTCCCTCTGGCGGCGGAAAGACAACATTGTGCTCCCTACTCCCCCGTTTCTATGACGTTACCGAAGGAACCATTACGATTGACGGTAACGACATCCGGGATGTCACGCTGGATTCCTTAAGAAATGCAATTGGGATTGTGCAGCAGGATGTCTATATGTTCAGCGGTACGATCAAGGAGAATATTGCCTACGGCAAAGCGAATGCCTCCGACCAGGAAATCATCGAGGCTGCCCGCAGTGCCAACATTCATGAATTCATCATGTCTTTGGGACTTGGTTATGACACGTTCGTCGGTGAACGGGGCGTCCGGCTTTCGGGAGGACAAAAACAGCGACTTTCGATAGCAAGGGTATTTTTGAAGAACCCGCCGATATTAATCCTGGATGAAGCGACTTCGGCACTGGATAATGAAAGTGAACGCTATATTCAGGAGTCTCTGTCCAAGCTATCGCATAACCGGACGACGATTATTATTGCCCATCGTCTGAGTACCATTAAAAATGCTGACGAAATCATTGTCATTACAGATGAGGGCGTTCAAGAAAGAGGCACTCACCGCCAGTTGGTTAATCTTGACGGGATCTATGCCCGGTATTACAACATGCAGTTTGAGGGAATCGATACACAAGAACGTCAGCCGGAGTAA
- a CDS encoding DUF4474 domain-containing protein, whose amino-acid sequence MLLFNRNASYSYYQSMQQSTWDKSITDTGTSAATSIETETETRTKTEADSALATEENKSHTGSVSVGTGNEDLDEIIEIAGYSYDARQDIFISNMKPWQRYIGYCRLFDEAAAPLGMIIDCEPITFDYLNEKWMVGLWKGQYDLVNGGEIGLYKSNGLVYQSVNDKELLDMSYTIKKNGKKLFSRKAKHWWLTGFKLGEFAEPNELTMDICLTLKDVNMRNAFLAGMRKAGYNEHELAVEDNSVSFTFDIPKTAQPWTRTRLTDQLIQRKNKFLCEKYQEITGSEGTVQERLKLLEKQDPGMYKKVKKIGKRTPSLEVWMEVLMTALIIILFLRANTVRLQRLSIES is encoded by the coding sequence ATGTTATTATTTAACAGAAATGCCTCATACTCTTATTATCAAAGTATGCAGCAATCAACCTGGGATAAATCAATAACCGATACTGGGACATCAGCGGCGACATCAATAGAGACTGAGACTGAAACTAGAACAAAGACTGAAGCTGATTCAGCACTTGCAACAGAAGAAAATAAATCTCATACCGGGTCTGTCTCCGTTGGTACCGGTAACGAAGATCTTGATGAAATCATTGAAATTGCCGGTTATTCCTATGATGCGCGACAGGATATTTTTATCTCGAATATGAAGCCCTGGCAAAGGTATATCGGTTACTGCCGGCTTTTTGATGAGGCTGCCGCACCGCTTGGCATGATCATCGACTGTGAACCCATAACCTTTGATTACCTCAACGAAAAGTGGATGGTTGGCCTTTGGAAAGGTCAGTATGATTTGGTCAACGGCGGTGAAATCGGCCTGTATAAGTCAAACGGTCTTGTTTACCAGTCCGTCAACGATAAGGAGCTTCTGGACATGTCGTATACCATCAAGAAGAATGGAAAAAAACTTTTCTCCAGAAAAGCAAAACATTGGTGGCTGACCGGTTTCAAACTCGGAGAATTTGCTGAGCCGAATGAGCTGACGATGGATATCTGCCTCACGTTGAAAGACGTTAATATGAGGAATGCTTTTCTTGCAGGAATGCGTAAAGCCGGCTACAACGAGCACGAATTAGCCGTAGAGGATAACAGCGTAAGCTTCACGTTCGATATCCCCAAGACGGCCCAGCCCTGGACCCGCACACGATTGACTGATCAGTTGATCCAGCGCAAAAATAAATTCTTATGTGAAAAATATCAGGAAATAACCGGCTCTGAGGGTACCGTCCAGGAACGGCTCAAATTGTTGGAAAAACAAGATCCCGGAATGTACAAGAAAGTGAAAAAAATTGGCAAACGCACCCCTTCCCTGGAAGTCTGGATGGAAGTATTGATGACAGCTCTGATTATTATCCTCTTTTTAAGAGCCAATACAGTCAGATTACAACGTTTAAGCATTGAATCCTAA
- a CDS encoding DUF4474 domain-containing protein has protein sequence MLFHKSNAFIRYPIQTGISNPEIMERLAVPAQGTGDPDLDQVIENAGYRYDPGQDIFYATLNPWQRNAGYCRIYDEVSAPTGMIIDCEPVYFEYDGKKWMIGFWKGQYDLVTGGEIGIYTGAFHFTLPGIFSGMFYKSADNDELLPMSFVLRKNGSVLFTRSEKHWWLTGFKLGEFSDPSELTMDIDLAFPNTAMRDAFLNGLRDAGYNDQEFYFSGNNVSFTFAKPHTVQPRTRKPSTDRLIQAKNKLLCDKYQEITGPYRTMQDKMKAIESLAPQLYQTVLRLGKSKEFYELWMKVLILGLVGLFGYRRSRELFEHQRISE, from the coding sequence ATGTTATTTCACAAATCCAACGCTTTCATTCGCTATCCTATTCAAACCGGAATCTCCAATCCTGAAATTATGGAACGTCTTGCGGTTCCCGCTCAAGGTACCGGTGACCCCGATTTGGATCAGGTGATTGAAAATGCCGGTTATCGGTATGATCCAGGACAGGATATTTTTTACGCGACTTTAAATCCATGGCAAAGAAATGCCGGGTATTGCCGAATTTATGATGAGGTATCAGCCCCGACGGGTATGATTATTGATTGTGAACCGGTTTATTTTGAATATGACGGCAAGAAATGGATGATTGGCTTCTGGAAAGGTCAGTACGATCTGGTAACCGGCGGAGAAATCGGGATTTATACCGGAGCATTTCATTTTACGCTTCCGGGAATTTTTAGCGGAATGTTTTATAAATCTGCTGACAACGATGAATTGCTGCCGATGTCCTTTGTGTTAAGGAAGAATGGAAGCGTGCTCTTTACCCGATCAGAAAAACACTGGTGGCTTACAGGTTTTAAATTAGGCGAATTTTCTGATCCTTCGGAATTAACGATGGATATTGATCTTGCTTTTCCGAATACAGCAATGCGGGACGCTTTTCTAAACGGTTTAAGAGATGCCGGATACAATGACCAGGAATTTTATTTTTCCGGAAATAACGTATCTTTCACTTTTGCTAAGCCGCATACCGTCCAGCCAAGAACGCGAAAACCCAGTACAGACCGGCTCATTCAGGCTAAAAACAAATTGTTATGTGACAAATATCAGGAAATCACGGGTCCTTACAGAACAATGCAAGATAAAATGAAAGCGATTGAGAGCCTAGCCCCGCAGTTATATCAAACCGTCTTAAGACTCGGAAAGAGCAAGGAATTTTATGAATTGTGGATGAAGGTTCTGATCCTGGGCTTAGTTGGTCTTTTTGGTTACAGAAGAAGCAGAGAACTTTTCGAACATCAAAGAATCAGTGAATAG
- a CDS encoding DUF6765 family protein encodes MKRDIHYYALLAFCRSCGFNKESSRKIAYASQYVDDARINLMTIQNPAPEVSVDRSDNRAVFLNMATCHSYFKIKTFNYEAMINNTCAFHFVPGCKGENFTKKLRCKEESPVALVLLNEALDDNNLIKFGIVLHAYADTFSHQGFSGMLSKVNDINHCGARNEVYLGIPDLILYLFKQLCGEKYDEMFDRIVPAYGHGQALTFPDLPYLVWSYRYDSSDTFEGRYTVVEIDNKERYQRALAKIKGYLEIYLKKHPEFRDSNYQFDDTPKLMSQLINKDSDRNREESWIAFMLKYGMFQKNEWSGIVYQESEWLRKAFQNFNPQTFNNRRVDNVILADHFAESDWYHFYQAVKWYKKRFFECCHQNKLFIPK; translated from the coding sequence TTGAAAAGAGATATTCATTATTATGCGCTTTTGGCATTTTGCAGGTCATGTGGGTTCAACAAGGAAAGCTCCAGAAAAATTGCCTATGCTTCGCAGTATGTGGATGATGCCAGAATTAATCTGATGACGATCCAAAATCCGGCACCGGAAGTCAGTGTTGACCGCTCTGATAACCGTGCCGTTTTTTTAAATATGGCAACCTGTCATTCCTATTTTAAAATAAAAACGTTTAATTACGAGGCAATGATCAACAATACCTGTGCCTTCCATTTTGTTCCTGGCTGCAAAGGAGAAAACTTCACTAAGAAACTCCGCTGTAAAGAGGAGTCGCCAGTGGCCCTGGTGCTTTTAAATGAGGCCCTGGACGACAATAATCTGATTAAATTTGGGATTGTTCTGCATGCTTATGCCGATACTTTTTCACATCAGGGTTTCAGCGGCATGCTCAGCAAAGTGAATGATATTAATCATTGCGGAGCGCGCAATGAAGTCTACTTAGGAATACCTGATCTGATTTTGTATTTGTTTAAACAGTTATGCGGAGAAAAATATGACGAAATGTTTGACCGTATTGTGCCCGCTTATGGCCACGGGCAGGCGTTGACCTTTCCTGATCTGCCTTACCTTGTTTGGTCCTATCGGTATGACAGCAGCGATACCTTCGAGGGCAGATACACCGTTGTGGAGATTGACAATAAAGAAAGGTATCAGCGAGCTTTGGCCAAAATAAAAGGGTACCTTGAGATTTATTTAAAAAAACATCCTGAATTCCGGGATTCAAATTATCAATTCGATGATACCCCTAAACTTATGAGCCAGCTGATTAATAAAGATTCGGATAGAAACAGGGAAGAAAGCTGGATTGCCTTCATGCTTAAATACGGGATGTTTCAGAAAAATGAATGGTCTGGCATTGTCTATCAGGAGAGTGAATGGTTGAGAAAAGCGTTTCAAAATTTTAATCCCCAAACCTTTAACAACAGGAGAGTAGACAATGTGATTCTTGCTGATCATTTTGCAGAATCCGACTGGTACCATTTTTATCAGGCGGTCAAGTGGTATAAAAAAAGATTCTTTGAATGCTGTCATCAAAACAAACTGTTTATTCCTAAATAA